The Colwellia sp. M166 genome segment TATCAAGATGGTGATGGTAATACTATCTCTTCAACTCAATATAACAAACAACAATATGGTGCAGACTTACGTCACCAGCAAGATGACTGGGAAATTGGTCTAACCTGGCACCATGCCGAAACTGATGATTCAGGCACACCGGCATTACCGATGGATATTGATTATATCGAATCTGATCGATATAGCCTTGATGGTAAATTACAACTCAGTGACTGGCAATTAAGTTGGCAACTAGGTTATCAAGATGCCGTTCATGGCATGGATAGCTTCAGTCAACGTGTCAGTATGGATACCAGCATGTATCGCTACAATACTACCGATGCTAAAACTCGCAATTATAAGTTTTTACTTAGTCAAGGCAACTGGCTATTTGGGCTTGAAGGTTACGATTCAGATCATAACGCTGACATTAGCAACCCTGAAAATGCCATGTTTAGTATCGCTAACTTTAACCAAGTAAAAAATCAGCGTAATAGTGCCTTTGTAGAGTGGACACCAAGTAGTGGCAAGTTTTCACATACCTTAGGTTTACGCTTAAAAGATAACCGTGCTGATGCCGGTGAAGTATCAAGCTCAATGGCAATGATGAACCCCAATATTAAAGCCCTGCGTGATGAGTTTAATGACGCTGATCGTGATGTTTCAGATACAACCTTTGATCTCGCGCTAAATAGTGAATATCAATGGAGTAATGCATTAGCCTTAAACTATGCCGTGGCGATTAAACAACGAGCGCCGAGCTATCAAGAGCGTTACTTATGGATGCCAATGCAAGCAACTGGCGGTTTAGCTGATGGTAAAACTTACGTGGGTAACATTAATTTAGATGTTGAAACCGCTTATCAAATTAATGCCGGACTTTCATATCAACAAGGTGATTTTGCCATCGCACCACAGTTTTTCTATCAAAAAGTGGATGATTATATTCAAGGTACTCCTTCGACAGATATGCGCGTGAAAATGGTCGCCGGCATGATGGGTGATGATAGCCCATTAACCTTCGATAATATCGACGCTACTCTCTACGGTGTAGATATGAATTGGCATTATCGTCTTAATGAGCACTTTAAGCTATCTGGTATTGTCAGTTACGTTAAAGGTGAACGAGATGATATTAATGACGATTTATACCGTATTTCACCATTAAACACGCGTATCAACTTACTTTATCACTATAAAAATTGGCAAAGTAACTTAGCGGTTCATGCATATGCTTCGCAAGATGATGTTTCAGCATTAAATAATGAACAAGTTTCTGCTGGATATGCCGTTGTTGATTGGCAAGTTGATTACTTTGTCAGTAGTGGCTTAGTTGTACGTTTAGGTGCTAACAACTTATTAGACAAACAATACAATGATCACTTAGGCGGTGTTAATCGCGCTGATGGCAGTGATATTGCCGTTGGTGAAAGAGTCACGGCGATGGGCCGAAATGTTTATCTTGCTATGGACTACCAGTTTTAACAGCTATGTTTCATGGTTACACTCTGCCATGACCAATATTTTGCTGTTGGATAATCATATAACTTGGTAGTGCACACACCGCTAAGTTGTATGGCTATAAAACCAGTATCATTTTGATACTGGTTTTTTTTGTAATTTTCTTTGTAACGTTCGACGATGCATACCTAATTGACGAGCAGTTGCCGAAACATTACCGTCATTACTGTTTAGTACCTGATTAATATGCTCCCATTCAACGCGCTCTGTCGACATAGTATCGCTATCAATATCTGTATCAATAGTGTGATTCGGCGCTTGTTCGGTATCTAACGCGGTTAACAGCATTTGAGTATTAACCGGTTTTGCTAAGTAGTCATCCGCACCTAAACGCATAGCTTGAACGGCTGTTGCCACACTGGCAAAGCCAGTAAGTAAAACTATTTTGACTTTAGGTAACGTTGCTCTGATCGGTTTAATTAACGTTAAACCATTATCAGCCGCTAATTTCATATCCAGTAAAATACAGTCGGGTTTTTGCTGTAAACAAGCGTGCAGAGCCTGATCAGCTTGATGAACTTGTTGGCAGCTAAAGCCATATTTAGACATACGGCGTGCTAACGTGGCAGCAAAGGAAACATCATCTTCAATAATCAATAATTTTTTCATCACTCATCTTCCTTGTTATCGAGCAGTAAGGGGAGGGTAACTAACGCAATACAACCTTGCTCACTATGATTAATAAGTTTTAACTTTCCACCTAAGCGTTGAAATGTAGAGTTAGATAAGAAAACAGCCATACCCAGCCCAGACTTACTTACCACCATTTGCTCACCTAAAACCTCACGTTGCGCTTGGCTCATATTCGCCTCAATACCTGCGCCAAAATCCCGTAATTGCAATGATAAAGTGTTATTAATGCGACTAACCGTTAAGGTTATGTGCTGCTGTTGGCTCTCTTCGTTGGCACGAATAGCATTTTGAATTAAATTTAACAGGGCTGGCAACAACATAGCATCAGAGATAATAGAGCCATGCACAGAGTCAGCTTGAATAATATCAAGCGCTTGCTCAGGAAAATGAAAATGCATTTGATCAACCAGTTGCTCAAGTAATTCAGTAACTGATAATTGTGTTTTTTTGTTTTCTCTAATAGAGGTTGCTAATGAGCGAAAATAGCCGAGTTGATTAGTACATGCAGCCAAAGGTTGGGCCATAGCGATTATCGCCTCATGTTCGGGATAATCTTCTGCCAATTCTTCATAAAGTAACTGGATATTAGCAAGTGGTGTTGCAACTTGATGAGTTACCTGTGCTGATGCTACACCTAACGCTAACAACTGCTCACTTTTCAGCTGGTCTTCACGTTGTAAGGCAATAGCTCGCTCTCGGTTGGTGATCACTCGCGCCATAGCACCAACCACAAAAGTGACCACAATCACTGATAATAAGAAGTTCGCCCACATACCAATAAAGTGGTTGCTCATGTCCATATGGTGCATGGTATGTTCAGGCATAGTCAGCAGCAAAGCACTGTAGGAGGCAATGGCAGAAAACGAAATAAACAACAAATAACTGGCCGGTAAACTGACCGCAGCAATCACGATAGGTAACAGTAACAGTGAAACAAAAGCGTTAGTAGCACCGCCACTGAGTGATAATAAAACCGTTAAAAAAATCACATCCGCTATTAATTGTAAAACAATCGCGACATTACCCGCATCACGCTGCCTAAAAATCAAAATACTGAGAATATGAAATAAGCTTTCAACAATGATAACCACCATTAAAGGTAACAGGGCTATTTGCAGCGACATGACAAAATAAACAATCAAAACCGTTAATAATTGAATAATAATCGCGACAGTTCGTAACAAAAATAGCCGCTGAATAATGGTCATGTTTTGGTAGTTAATAACCGGCATA includes the following:
- a CDS encoding TonB-dependent receptor, producing the protein MQISKISQALAVVLSVTATTAFAEDITKSSIEVITIEAPKLAQSDTALAEGNLVMPDVADWLKTVPGANINKNGPITGIAQYRGMFGERVAKNIGGQHIVSAGPNAMDAPLTYINPIMVKSVAVYRGIAPVSAGIDTLGGAIKVNLKKAEVDTGATLGGDLALSYNDINDASTFAGDLNISNENTGVLLYLTDQQGDDYQDGDGNTISSTQYNKQQYGADLRHQQDDWEIGLTWHHAETDDSGTPALPMDIDYIESDRYSLDGKLQLSDWQLSWQLGYQDAVHGMDSFSQRVSMDTSMYRYNTTDAKTRNYKFLLSQGNWLFGLEGYDSDHNADISNPENAMFSIANFNQVKNQRNSAFVEWTPSSGKFSHTLGLRLKDNRADAGEVSSSMAMMNPNIKALRDEFNDADRDVSDTTFDLALNSEYQWSNALALNYAVAIKQRAPSYQERYLWMPMQATGGLADGKTYVGNINLDVETAYQINAGLSYQQGDFAIAPQFFYQKVDDYIQGTPSTDMRVKMVAGMMGDDSPLTFDNIDATLYGVDMNWHYRLNEHFKLSGIVSYVKGERDDINDDLYRISPLNTRINLLYHYKNWQSNLAVHAYASQDDVSALNNEQVSAGYAVVDWQVDYFVSSGLVVRLGANNLLDKQYNDHLGGVNRADGSDIAVGERVTAMGRNVYLAMDYQF
- a CDS encoding response regulator transcription factor translates to MKKLLIIEDDVSFAATLARRMSKYGFSCQQVHQADQALHACLQQKPDCILLDMKLAADNGLTLIKPIRATLPKVKIVLLTGFASVATAVQAMRLGADDYLAKPVNTQMLLTALDTEQAPNHTIDTDIDSDTMSTERVEWEHINQVLNSNDGNVSATARQLGMHRRTLQRKLQKKPVSK
- a CDS encoding HAMP domain-containing sensor histidine kinase — encoded protein: MPVINYQNMTIIQRLFLLRTVAIIIQLLTVLIVYFVMSLQIALLPLMVVIIVESLFHILSILIFRQRDAGNVAIVLQLIADVIFLTVLLSLSGGATNAFVSLLLLPIVIAAVSLPASYLLFISFSAIASYSALLLTMPEHTMHHMDMSNHFIGMWANFLLSVIVVTFVVGAMARVITNRERAIALQREDQLKSEQLLALGVASAQVTHQVATPLANIQLLYEELAEDYPEHEAIIAMAQPLAACTNQLGYFRSLATSIRENKKTQLSVTELLEQLVDQMHFHFPEQALDIIQADSVHGSIISDAMLLPALLNLIQNAIRANEESQQQHITLTVSRINNTLSLQLRDFGAGIEANMSQAQREVLGEQMVVSKSGLGMAVFLSNSTFQRLGGKLKLINHSEQGCIALVTLPLLLDNKEDE